One genomic window of Cupriavidus malaysiensis includes the following:
- a CDS encoding MFS transporter, whose protein sequence is MRYQRHEASTVGGNAGRFARLVLPPGVDASARFLLLGRALRGICDGFIAVLLPAYLLGLGFAQLAVGLISSATLIGSALATILVGLLGNRFPQRRLLILAAVLMAATGASFAGLSTLWPLLIVAFVGTLNPSSGDVSLFLPLEQARLAEAAAPDARTALFARYSLIGAFSAAVGALAAALPSWLSMRLGLPFLAAMRAMFAIYALAGIALWVLYSRLPEPHPQATSAATPLGPSRPIVVRLALLFSVDAFAGGLVVNSLLSLWLMQRFGLSLAAAGRFFFAAGLLTTASQLAAVPLSRRIGLLNTMVFTHIPSSLFLIAAAFSPSLTLTLALLLGRSALSQMDVPTRTAYVMAVVTPPERTAAASLTAVPRSLAAAISPTLAGALLAMGWASAPLLACGVLKIAYDLAILVVFRRIKPLH, encoded by the coding sequence ATGCGGTACCAACGGCATGAGGCTTCAACGGTGGGTGGAAATGCTGGCCGTTTCGCCCGCCTGGTGTTGCCTCCGGGGGTCGATGCCAGCGCCCGGTTCCTGCTCCTCGGGCGAGCGCTGCGTGGTATCTGCGACGGATTCATTGCCGTGCTGCTGCCGGCCTATCTGCTCGGCCTCGGCTTTGCCCAACTGGCCGTCGGATTGATCAGCAGCGCCACCCTGATCGGCTCAGCGCTGGCGACCATCCTGGTCGGATTGCTCGGCAACCGCTTCCCGCAACGCCGCCTGCTGATTCTGGCCGCCGTCCTGATGGCCGCGACGGGGGCGAGCTTTGCCGGACTGTCCACCCTCTGGCCGCTGCTGATCGTTGCCTTCGTTGGCACGCTGAACCCGAGTTCAGGCGATGTGAGCTTGTTTCTGCCGCTCGAGCAGGCACGCCTGGCGGAGGCCGCGGCGCCCGATGCGCGCACCGCGCTGTTTGCCCGCTACAGCCTGATCGGCGCCTTCTCTGCCGCCGTCGGGGCGTTGGCTGCAGCGCTGCCCAGCTGGCTGTCGATGCGGCTTGGCTTGCCATTTCTCGCAGCCATGCGTGCCATGTTCGCCATCTATGCGCTGGCTGGCATCGCGCTCTGGGTACTCTACTCGCGCCTTCCGGAGCCGCATCCACAGGCAACGTCGGCAGCAACCCCGCTGGGGCCGTCGCGTCCGATCGTGGTCCGCCTGGCATTGCTGTTCAGCGTGGATGCGTTTGCTGGCGGCCTGGTGGTCAATTCGCTGCTGTCGCTGTGGCTGATGCAGCGTTTTGGCCTATCGCTCGCCGCGGCCGGCCGGTTCTTCTTCGCGGCCGGACTGCTGACGACCGCCTCTCAGCTTGCCGCCGTGCCGTTGTCCCGCAGGATCGGCCTGCTGAACACGATGGTATTCACACATATTCCTTCCAGCCTCTTCCTGATCGCTGCGGCATTCTCCCCCTCGCTGACGCTAACGCTGGCGCTGTTGCTCGGGAGAAGCGCGCTATCGCAGATGGACGTGCCAACGCGGACTGCTTATGTGATGGCGGTGGTGACGCCACCCGAGCGCACCGCCGCGGCGAGCCTGACCGCCGTCCCGCGAAGCCTGGCTGCAGCGATCAGCCCCACGCTTGCGGGCGCCTTGCTGGCGATGGGATGGGCAAGCGCGCCACTGCTCGCCTGCGGCGTGCTGAAGATTGCCTATGACCTGGCGATTCTGGTCGTTTTCCGGCGCATCAAACCATTGCATTGA
- a CDS encoding LamG domain-containing protein, which produces MKRNLLIPLLLLRLMPATGETLMFNHEKPGATPSGWLSGVTGRGAPKWTIEPDPTLPNGGNVLKQSGSGDFPWCVKQGTSIADGYVEVKFKPVAGHEDQAGGVVWRWKDGNDYYVARANALENNVSLYYTTGGRRHTIRYQSTPVAAQVWHTLRVEFEGNHIQVSLDGTRRIDVTDEHISGAGAVGVWTKADSVTVFDAFSFGSSSAR; this is translated from the coding sequence ATGAAACGGAACCTGCTGATTCCACTGCTGCTCTTGAGGCTGATGCCCGCAACGGGGGAGACCTTGATGTTCAATCATGAGAAGCCGGGAGCAACGCCTTCTGGATGGCTGTCTGGCGTCACCGGTCGTGGCGCACCGAAATGGACCATTGAGCCGGACCCGACCCTGCCGAACGGTGGCAACGTCCTCAAGCAGTCGGGTTCGGGGGATTTCCCCTGGTGTGTGAAACAGGGGACTTCGATTGCCGATGGCTATGTGGAAGTGAAATTCAAGCCAGTCGCTGGCCATGAGGACCAGGCTGGTGGTGTCGTCTGGCGCTGGAAAGACGGTAACGACTACTACGTTGCGCGGGCGAACGCGCTGGAGAACAACGTCTCCCTGTACTACACGACGGGCGGACGCCGGCACACGATCCGGTATCAGAGCACACCAGTGGCCGCACAGGTCTGGCACACATTGCGCGTGGAGTTCGAGGGAAACCACATTCAAGTCTCCCTGGACGGCACGCGCCGGATCGACGTGACCGATGAGCACATCAGTGGGGCGGGTGCCGTTGGCGTATGGACCAAGGCCGACAGCGTAACGGTCTTCGACGCGTTCTCGTTCGGGTCGAGTTCTGCCCGGTAA
- a CDS encoding chromate resistance protein ChrB domain-containing protein: MKWITRERPKIDRIACPWLIARFIDERPEFLYVPAGEVLRSAGETGAIPYDIPGVELSHVGELCSFDAFLSKYDLGRDAALQQLASIVRGADTSRLDLTPQSSGLYAMSLGLSHIFADDHEMLEHGMVMYDALYAWCQNCQAETHRWPPKMPG; encoded by the coding sequence ATGAAATGGATTACCCGGGAACGCCCCAAGATTGACCGGATTGCCTGTCCGTGGCTGATCGCACGGTTCATTGACGAGCGACCCGAATTTCTCTACGTGCCGGCCGGCGAGGTCCTGCGATCTGCCGGCGAGACCGGTGCGATCCCGTACGACATCCCGGGCGTCGAGTTGTCCCACGTCGGCGAGCTGTGCAGCTTCGACGCCTTTCTCAGCAAATATGACCTGGGTCGTGACGCCGCGCTGCAGCAACTGGCCAGCATCGTGCGCGGTGCAGACACCTCGCGACTGGACCTGACGCCGCAGTCAAGCGGGCTCTATGCCATGTCACTTGGGCTGTCGCATATCTTCGCGGATGACCATGAGATGCTGGAGCACGGCATGGTGATGTACGACGCGCTCTATGCCTGGTGCCAGAACTGCCAGGCGGAGACGCATCGGTGGCCACCCAAGATGCCGGGGTGA
- a CDS encoding chromate transporter: MNLSQQIENPPPGLPGSTQESPDYTLWQIVLYFLRLGTFGFGGPVALAGYMHRDLVDARRWITDGDYKEGLALAQLAPGPLAAQLAIYLGYVHYRILGATLVGIAFVLPSFLMVVALGWAYVRFGGLTWMQSVFYGVGAAVIGIIAISAYKLTKKSVGKDKLLWAVYLVLAAVTVITESEVAWLFLAGGVLVWFWRAPPKWLRQGKVNALAATPLPAASGVLSTIDWPLLSQIGVFFAKAGAFVFGSGLAIVPFLYGGVVTEHHWLNDKQFVDAVAVAMITPGPVVITVGFIGYLVAGLPGACVAAAGTFLPCYLFTILPAPYFKKYGKLPAILAFVDGVTAAAVGAITGAVIVLAKRSIVDIPTVLLALVTVALLLKFKKLSEPVIVVGAALIGLAAYPLLHH, translated from the coding sequence ATGAACTTGTCCCAACAGATCGAGAATCCCCCACCGGGTTTGCCGGGCTCAACCCAAGAATCCCCGGACTACACGCTCTGGCAGATCGTGCTGTACTTCCTGCGGCTCGGCACCTTTGGCTTCGGCGGCCCGGTGGCGCTGGCCGGCTACATGCACCGCGACCTGGTGGACGCACGCCGGTGGATCACCGACGGCGACTACAAGGAAGGCCTCGCACTGGCACAATTGGCGCCCGGTCCGCTGGCCGCGCAACTGGCCATCTACCTCGGTTACGTGCATTACCGCATCCTGGGGGCAACGCTGGTCGGCATCGCCTTTGTGCTGCCGTCGTTCTTGATGGTGGTGGCGCTCGGTTGGGCCTATGTCCGCTTCGGCGGACTGACCTGGATGCAGTCGGTGTTCTATGGCGTGGGCGCCGCCGTGATCGGCATCATCGCCATCAGCGCCTACAAGCTCACCAAGAAGAGCGTGGGCAAGGACAAGTTGCTCTGGGCCGTCTACCTCGTGCTCGCGGCCGTGACCGTGATCACCGAGTCGGAAGTGGCGTGGCTGTTCCTGGCCGGCGGCGTCCTGGTGTGGTTCTGGCGTGCGCCCCCCAAATGGTTGCGCCAGGGCAAGGTCAACGCGCTGGCGGCAACGCCTCTGCCGGCGGCAAGCGGCGTGCTGAGCACGATCGACTGGCCGCTGCTGTCGCAGATCGGTGTGTTCTTCGCCAAGGCTGGCGCCTTCGTGTTCGGCTCGGGCCTGGCCATCGTTCCTTTTCTCTACGGCGGCGTGGTGACCGAGCACCACTGGCTGAACGACAAGCAGTTCGTCGACGCCGTGGCCGTCGCCATGATCACACCTGGGCCGGTGGTCATCACGGTCGGATTCATCGGCTACCTGGTCGCCGGCCTGCCGGGTGCCTGCGTGGCGGCCGCTGGAACCTTCCTGCCGTGCTACCTGTTCACCATCCTGCCGGCACCGTACTTCAAGAAGTACGGCAAGCTGCCCGCGATCCTGGCCTTCGTCGACGGGGTCACGGCCGCGGCCGTCGGCGCCATCACCGGCGCGGTGATCGTGCTGGCCAAGCGCTCCATTGTCGATATTCCGACCGTACTGCTGGCTCTGGTCACTGTCGCGTTGCTGCTGAAATTCAAGAAGCTGTCAGAACCCGTAATCGTCGTCGGCGCCGCCTTGATTGGTCTGGCGGCATATCCGCTGCTGCATCACTGA
- a CDS encoding cupin domain-containing protein — MTSVIEQCQPEPTAIAGIAHATWAGEAHGLAQLSVWRQSLAPGAGTPPHLHDCDEAVICLGGEGELHTEGRQQRFGARSILVLPRGRVHQIFNIGTEPLEVLGMFGQSPVPTRRPDGEPLPLPWRS, encoded by the coding sequence GTGACATCTGTAATCGAACAATGCCAGCCCGAACCCACCGCCATTGCGGGTATTGCCCACGCCACCTGGGCAGGTGAGGCCCACGGCCTGGCGCAACTGTCCGTGTGGCGGCAGTCGCTGGCACCTGGGGCCGGAACGCCGCCGCATCTGCACGACTGCGACGAGGCAGTGATCTGCCTGGGTGGCGAAGGCGAGCTCCACACCGAAGGGAGACAGCAACGCTTCGGGGCCCGCAGCATCCTCGTCCTGCCGCGAGGCCGTGTGCACCAGATCTTCAACATCGGCACGGAGCCCTTGGAAGTACTGGGAATGTTCGGCCAGTCGCCCGTGCCGACCCGACGGCCCGATGGCGAACCTCTGCCCTTGCCCTGGCGCAGTTGA
- a CDS encoding LysR family transcriptional regulator, which translates to MTGLQQLLAFSRTARLGSFAAAARELGCAPSTLAKSVARLEGALGVKLFHRTTRQVSLTPDGEHLFHRCERVLAEVDELQAEAAGSRGTVSGTLRLDAPLTYGRRVLMPLLARLLQAHPGLQLDLRLRDSYADLAREGLDAAIRVGELRDSSLVARRFDWQHQVLVASPGYLASRGRPTHTDALRAHAAIVFRQPDTGRGRAWQLSGPHGDLAWSPSPQVQVNDGEGMVAAAVAGLGVAQVPDNMVVGELESGALVELLPECRPPAMPISIVMPSARLQPPRVRALVALLETLHGH; encoded by the coding sequence ATGACCGGACTGCAACAGCTGCTTGCGTTCTCCCGTACCGCCAGGCTCGGCAGCTTCGCCGCCGCGGCGCGCGAACTGGGATGTGCGCCATCCACCCTGGCCAAGAGCGTGGCGCGCCTGGAGGGTGCCCTGGGCGTCAAGCTGTTTCACCGCACCACGCGGCAGGTGAGCCTGACACCGGACGGAGAACATCTCTTTCACCGCTGCGAGCGCGTGCTGGCCGAAGTCGACGAACTCCAGGCCGAAGCTGCAGGCAGCCGCGGCACCGTGAGCGGCACGCTGCGGCTCGATGCCCCCCTTACCTATGGCCGGCGCGTACTCATGCCGCTGCTGGCCCGGCTGCTGCAGGCGCATCCTGGCCTGCAGCTGGATCTGCGGCTGCGCGACAGCTACGCCGATCTGGCGCGCGAAGGCCTGGACGCCGCGATCCGGGTGGGCGAGCTGCGGGATTCCTCTCTCGTGGCTCGGCGCTTCGACTGGCAGCACCAGGTGCTCGTGGCCAGCCCTGGCTACCTTGCCTCTCGCGGCAGACCGACGCACACCGATGCGCTCCGTGCGCACGCGGCAATCGTCTTCCGGCAGCCCGACACCGGACGCGGGCGGGCATGGCAGCTATCGGGACCGCACGGCGATCTGGCGTGGTCGCCGTCCCCGCAGGTGCAGGTGAACGACGGAGAAGGCATGGTGGCGGCGGCCGTGGCCGGCCTGGGGGTCGCGCAAGTGCCGGACAATATGGTGGTGGGAGAACTGGAGAGCGGCGCCCTGGTCGAGCTTCTCCCGGAGTGCCGACCGCCGGCTATGCCCATCAGCATCGTGATGCCTTCGGCGCGGCTGCAACCACCACGGGTGCGCGCGCTGGTCGCGTTGCTGGAAACCCTGCATGGCCATTGA
- a CDS encoding cytochrome b, with translation MIPIENSEDHYGVVAILLHWSMALLLVGLAGLGLYMVSLPDVGFNTRKITLILYHKQFGVLAFVLFALRLCWRVTQVLPKPVGHLPDWQMIAARFVHLCFYGLMFALPMTGWLMSSAAAIPVSFLGLFTLPDFIHRSDHLFSLLIGVHKWLGYALILLFAIHMGAALRHHFVFRDDTLRRMLP, from the coding sequence ATGATCCCGATCGAAAACAGCGAAGACCATTACGGCGTTGTCGCGATCCTGCTCCACTGGTCGATGGCCCTCCTTCTGGTCGGGCTTGCGGGACTGGGGCTTTACATGGTCTCGCTACCGGATGTCGGCTTCAACACCAGAAAAATCACGCTGATTCTCTACCACAAGCAATTCGGAGTGCTGGCTTTCGTTCTGTTCGCTTTGCGTTTGTGCTGGCGTGTCACCCAGGTACTGCCAAAACCGGTCGGACATCTGCCGGATTGGCAAATGATCGCCGCCCGCTTTGTTCATCTTTGCTTCTATGGCCTGATGTTCGCCTTGCCCATGACGGGCTGGCTCATGTCGTCCGCCGCCGCCATTCCGGTATCGTTTCTCGGCCTCTTTACGCTGCCCGACTTCATTCATCGCAGCGACCATTTGTTTTCCCTGCTCATCGGCGTCCACAAGTGGCTGGGATACGCGCTTATTCTCTTGTTCGCCATCCACATGGGTGCCGCCCTGCGCCATCACTTCGTCTTCAGGGATGACACCTTGCGCAGAATGTTGCCCTAG
- a CDS encoding ABC-type transport auxiliary lipoprotein family protein encodes MMVAMRIGALCIGIVSLTGCTLMAPVEVETKKYALTTIPTEIPTARTHAATLLVLVPVSAPAYATPRMAYTARKYQIDYFSQNEWIDTPAQMMLPLIVETLRRTHYFSAVLAPPYFGRQTFSLRTELIELQQDFTSDQAVVRFKVHVDLRLATTDRSIAEREISVQERLGERNPYAGVVAANVAAGRVLQELSRFVIENAH; translated from the coding sequence ATGATGGTCGCCATGAGAATCGGCGCGTTGTGCATTGGTATTGTTTCACTTACAGGCTGCACATTGATGGCACCGGTCGAGGTCGAGACGAAGAAATATGCGCTGACTACGATCCCGACCGAGATTCCTACCGCAAGGACACATGCGGCGACACTGTTGGTTCTGGTTCCGGTGAGTGCGCCGGCCTACGCCACGCCGCGCATGGCTTATACGGCCCGGAAGTATCAGATCGACTACTTCAGTCAGAACGAATGGATTGACACACCCGCGCAGATGATGCTGCCGCTGATCGTAGAAACATTGCGGCGCACGCACTATTTCAGCGCGGTTCTCGCGCCTCCCTACTTTGGTCGGCAGACATTCTCGCTTCGCACCGAACTCATCGAACTGCAGCAGGATTTCACGTCGGATCAGGCTGTAGTGCGGTTCAAGGTACATGTCGATCTCAGGCTGGCTACGACGGACCGGTCGATCGCGGAGAGGGAGATCTCGGTACAGGAGCGACTCGGCGAAAGGAATCCTTACGCGGGAGTTGTAGCAGCCAACGTGGCCGCTGGGCGAGTGTTGCAGGAACTCTCCAGGTTCGTGATCGAGAATGCCCATTAG
- a CDS encoding MlaD family protein, with protein MTIGIDTKARLLFAACLLASTIAGAIWYSLSLDQYATYHVYTREPVSGLMAQAPVEFHGIEVGKVKSVRLVNAQMVDILLSIDKTAPVNGATVATITSRGLATRGFTGYVFIALENIGIDSGQLAPRPGDRYPAIPAAPSKLVTLDTAISQVNDNFQAVTALLTSILDKPTVASLKQSAESLQKITQAMAEDTRKLDTIVANTERASQRFAPLMESTDESLRALQTQVLPESYRVLADLDNLSTSLTAVANKINRDPSVLIRGTATQRGPGEKP; from the coding sequence ATGACAATCGGCATCGACACAAAGGCAAGGCTCCTGTTCGCGGCCTGCCTGCTTGCTTCGACGATCGCCGGGGCAATCTGGTACTCGCTGTCTCTCGATCAATACGCGACCTACCACGTCTATACGCGAGAGCCGGTCTCGGGGCTCATGGCTCAGGCACCGGTCGAGTTCCACGGCATCGAAGTGGGCAAGGTCAAAAGCGTACGCCTCGTCAACGCGCAGATGGTGGACATCCTGCTGAGCATTGACAAGACCGCTCCGGTGAATGGGGCTACGGTAGCTACGATTACTTCCCGCGGGCTGGCAACACGGGGATTCACCGGCTACGTTTTTATTGCACTCGAGAACATTGGTATCGATTCCGGGCAGTTGGCCCCACGGCCCGGTGACCGCTATCCCGCGATTCCGGCGGCGCCTTCGAAACTCGTGACGCTCGACACGGCCATCAGTCAGGTCAACGACAATTTCCAGGCCGTTACCGCCTTGCTCACCTCGATTCTCGACAAACCGACCGTCGCGTCGCTGAAGCAATCCGCCGAAAGCCTGCAGAAAATCACTCAGGCCATGGCGGAAGACACAAGAAAGCTGGATACCATCGTGGCCAATACGGAGCGCGCCAGTCAGCGGTTTGCGCCACTCATGGAATCGACCGACGAATCGCTGAGGGCACTTCAGACCCAGGTGCTCCCCGAATCCTACAGGGTGCTGGCCGACCTTGATAACCTGTCGACTTCCCTCACTGCCGTCGCGAACAAGATCAACCGGGACCCATCAGTTCTGATCCGCGGCACCGCAACACAGCGCGGACCGGGGGAGAAGCCATGA
- a CDS encoding CBS domain-containing protein, producing the protein MSKRVVTIGFDDTLATVKHIFDEAKFHHLLVVEGDRLHGVVSDRDLLRAMSPFIGSTVESARDLNTLNKRVHQIMSRQPVTLRPEAGIADAIALFLTHQISCIPIVDELFRPVGIVSWRDVLRALAAENDARTAGGDRQEAAQR; encoded by the coding sequence ATGTCGAAAAGAGTCGTCACCATCGGATTCGACGACACCCTGGCGACGGTCAAGCATATTTTCGACGAGGCGAAGTTCCACCACCTGCTGGTCGTCGAGGGCGACCGCCTGCATGGCGTGGTGTCGGACCGCGACCTGCTGCGGGCCATGAGCCCGTTTATCGGCAGTACGGTCGAATCGGCGCGGGATCTCAATACGCTCAACAAGCGCGTGCACCAGATCATGTCGCGCCAGCCGGTGACCTTGCGGCCGGAAGCCGGAATTGCGGATGCCATCGCCTTGTTCCTGACGCACCAGATCTCATGCATTCCCATCGTGGACGAGTTGTTCCGCCCGGTCGGCATCGTCAGCTGGCGGGACGTCCTGCGGGCGCTGGCGGCCGAGAACGATGCCAGGACGGCCGGCGGCGACCGGCAGGAGGCGGCACAGCGATGA
- a CDS encoding YtcA family lipoprotein — protein sequence MSDRPIPRSAVRVVTLSLPGLLLPGCALRGAPAFELFGAYFPLWLLSALVGIAGAVLAYRLSVRTGFAAAVPFPLLVNTSVGVIVALVVWMLGTGQIL from the coding sequence ATGTCAGATAGACCGATTCCGCGTTCCGCAGTCAGGGTGGTAACCCTGTCCCTGCCGGGACTGCTGCTGCCTGGCTGCGCCTTGCGCGGCGCGCCCGCCTTCGAGTTGTTCGGCGCCTATTTCCCGCTCTGGCTGTTGAGCGCCCTGGTCGGCATCGCCGGCGCCGTGCTGGCCTACCGCCTGTCGGTGCGTACCGGCTTCGCAGCGGCGGTGCCGTTCCCACTGCTGGTGAATACCTCGGTCGGCGTCATCGTGGCGCTGGTGGTCTGGATGCTCGGGACAGGACAGATCCTATGA
- the mdtN gene encoding multidrug transporter subunit MdtN has protein sequence MKMAGMRKPSLGGKWVAVIIVALAALLAAFVYFRAQRYPASDDATIDADVVHVASPVGGRIARIWVGENKQVAAGDPLFEIDPVPYRLALAQARADLELAQAALGTRRRTITSERASASVASQQASRAAQNYALTARTVERLRPLAADGYVPTQQLDQAQVAQRDAAISLKQATVQQAATAQAVGDEAGAIATVHAREAALAIAQRALDDTLVRAPHAGRVTGLAVLTGEVVAPNQSLFLLVHTGEWFAVANIRETALADIHAGDCATVYSMIDRGRALRGTVTGIGAGVLDTDRVSLPRSLPYVQPSVNWVRVAKRFPVRIKLEAPPEPLVRVGASATVEIRHGAACR, from the coding sequence ATGAAGATGGCCGGCATGCGCAAGCCTTCGCTAGGCGGAAAGTGGGTGGCGGTGATCATCGTCGCGCTGGCCGCCTTGCTGGCGGCCTTCGTTTATTTCCGGGCGCAGCGCTACCCTGCCTCCGATGATGCGACGATCGATGCGGACGTGGTGCATGTGGCGTCGCCGGTGGGCGGGCGCATCGCACGGATCTGGGTAGGCGAGAACAAGCAGGTGGCAGCGGGCGATCCGCTGTTCGAGATCGACCCCGTGCCCTACCGGCTGGCGCTGGCGCAAGCGCGCGCCGACCTGGAACTGGCGCAGGCGGCGCTGGGCACGCGGCGGCGCACCATCACCAGCGAACGGGCTTCGGCTTCGGTGGCGTCGCAACAGGCGAGCCGGGCGGCACAGAACTATGCCTTGACGGCGCGCACGGTGGAGCGCCTGCGGCCGTTGGCGGCGGACGGCTATGTCCCCACCCAGCAGCTCGACCAGGCACAGGTGGCGCAGCGCGACGCGGCAATCTCCCTCAAGCAGGCCACCGTCCAGCAGGCTGCCACGGCCCAGGCGGTGGGCGACGAAGCCGGCGCCATCGCCACGGTCCATGCGCGCGAAGCGGCGCTGGCCATCGCGCAGCGGGCGCTGGACGACACCCTGGTGCGCGCGCCGCATGCCGGCCGCGTCACCGGCCTGGCCGTGCTGACCGGCGAGGTGGTCGCGCCCAACCAGTCGCTGTTCCTGCTGGTGCATACCGGCGAATGGTTCGCGGTGGCGAACATCCGCGAGACCGCGCTCGCCGACATCCATGCAGGCGATTGCGCAACGGTCTACTCGATGATCGATCGCGGCCGGGCACTGCGCGGTACCGTGACCGGCATCGGCGCGGGCGTGCTCGATACCGACCGCGTGAGCCTGCCGCGTTCCCTGCCCTATGTGCAGCCGTCGGTGAACTGGGTCCGCGTGGCCAAGCGTTTCCCTGTCCGCATCAAGCTGGAGGCACCGCCGGAACCGCTGGTGCGGGTCGGCGCCAGCGCAACGGTCGAGATCCGGCATGGCGCGGCCTGCCGCTGA